The Apium graveolens cultivar Ventura chromosome 3, ASM990537v1, whole genome shotgun sequence sequence ATTTATTCACCAAAAACATGATAATTTCGTAACAAATACAATACATTCTGAACCGAGAACCCttccaattgttatcgtttctggaAGAGTGTCCGACACGCGTTTTAAGATGAACAAAAATTATAATTcttaactttttttaaaaaaaaattaataaataaaagcTAAAACATCCTATTTTAATTCAGAAAaggaaaattttgaaaaaaattataaaaaatttctTTTTATCCATCTTGAAACACGTGTTGGACACTCTCGTAGAAATGACGGGACTGGGGGAGTAAAACTTATCGAAGATATAATCTTTTGAAATAAGAGATTGAAGGGAAGGATGGAGTTACCTGATTTATTACAGGTACCCAAATCAAAAGTTGTGTTACAGGCCTTTGGAAGTTTCATGATGTCTTCCATTGATACATTAAGAGACCCCCTGATCAAGGGATTGTTAAAGGTGTCGCAAATGCATTTCGTGTCATTGGCAATAAGCTCCTTGATGGGAGTGCAGCAGTTCGCGGGAGGGGGCACAGGCCCTGGCGTCAAATAGGGTTGGCAAGGCAAGATCTTCTCCATGCAATTAACGCTGGAACCGCCCAGCATGCTACCCAGATAATCACCCAGTTCTGCATCAGACGCGACGCGCAATGTACCAAATGCAGACATCAGGATTAAGATCACAAACACCAACTTTGAGTTTTCCATCATGCACTAATTTGTATATGATCTCAATATTGCACAACAATAAAATTTTTATTGAAGAGCGAAATATCAGAACAAACAATTGTGCATGGTTTGGGAGGAGACGAGGGATAAATATATAGAGGGAACATGAATCCATACAAGTTGATCAGATTGGCATTTGCTAAAAATAGTTGCAGGTTAGTTTGGTTGAATATGAGCCCTcactatttttaaaaaatttcagaGCAACATAAATATAGCCTGGATTTTGTTAATTAGTACGCATAACGGCGCCTATCATTAATACATGTAATCATGGAATGTTCATTTTGAAATGGATTTGAATTGTAATCCGGGAAGTTTGGGACTTTTATTAGCCACCTATATGTATTTTTCGACATTCTCTTTAGTTAAAAATAAACATGAATAACATGGTTTTAGTCTTAAAAATAACTAGttgatatttatttaaataatttttaaaaatcataataataAGAATGTTATGttaaaatttctaatttttactCAGAAAACCCAACCTAAAATATCCGGTGGTGGGAAAGATTGCCCAAAATACTCACTAAATACGAATGTAGGTAATACATCACGAAAATATATATTTTGTATATATCTATGCATAAATATATCGAAGATGCATGTTTTTATAGTTTTCTTTTAATATATGATAGGCATATTGAACATTTATATTCAGCAAACTCAAAATTTTAATTGTAGTGATCACGCATTAGAAACATGTGTATAGTTCAAATAAAATATTAGTACACATAATTTGGTTGATATTTTAACTTTTATTCCACGCTAATATGTATTTTCGGGCATTCAGTTTTAAAAGTGGGGTAGTCCAATCTTTCATGTCCCCGTATTTTTCTCTCCATGATTCTGTGAGAGGTTCGATGTTTCTCTCCTTCTCTTTCTAGATTTGTGAGAGGCATTTCTGCAATGGCTAACGATGAAAGTTTAGATGCATTACTGGAGGAGTTAGACATTTCTAATGAGGAAAATGAAGAGCTGGTGTTTGATGAAGAGATTGATGAACATGTTAACAAGTTTGAACTATGCTTGGTGGGAAGGTTCCTAACGGAGAAGAACATCAATGTTCGAGCTATAAGATCCAAGATGGCTGATATATGGCGGCCAGCAGCGGGAATAAATATCAAATCTTTAACAACAGGCATGTTCTTATTTCAGTTTTATCACAAAGACGATATGCAGTGGGTGATGAATAATGGGTCGTGGTCCTTTGGTAATGCATTACTAGTCACTAGAGGTATCCCAGACGGAGAAGATCCCACCAACGTCCCCCTTAATAAAGTGGACTTCTGGATCCAAATCTATGATCTACCAAGTTGCTTCATGTCGGAGGCTATTGGCAAACAATTAGGTAATTTTTTTAGTTCATTTGTGATGTATGATCCGAACAATAATACCAGCATATGGAGGGAATATATGCGCATTAAGATCAAAGTGGACGTAAGGCTTCCACTGAAGAGGAAAAAGAAGATTTGCAGCAAAAAcaggaagtagtgcattgttaacTGCAAATATGAGAAACTTGGGGAATTCTGTTTTGTCTGTGGTATGTTGACTCATACAGAACGATTTTGTAAGAAGAGAAGGGAAGGAGGTGTAGAAGGAAGTTCACATGAATGGGGAAGCTGGCTTAGAGCTCCACTATGGAGAGGGGCGGTGCAAGGGCGGAGTAAGTGGCTCCGGGATGAGGGGGCTGAGGTGTGGGGCGATAATCTCGGAAGGGATAACAATCAGGGTGGTCACAGCTCAGACGTTACGCTTTCGAAGGAGAACCAAACCGAAAAAGGAAGACATGTGTTGTTAGCACGAAAAATCAGGGATTTGACAGTAATGAGATAATTATGGCGACCGAAGGAGCgacaaataatattttaaactatACTAATGGGCCAGGACTTCATGAGATGGATGGGCTAGACATAGAGGAAAGGAAAAGAAAGAGAACTGGACTTAGTGTAACTATGGACCCGGTTGATACAATAAAATCAGATTCTGGGCTTTCTACCGAGGATTGCACTAAATCTTCTTCTACTATATGGGCTAAGCTTGCTAAACAAGCTAGCCAGGGATTATGAATTGCTTAAGTTGGAACTGTAGGGGCCTTGGGAAAGATCGTACAGTCCGAATTCTTAACGATCTTGTGAGAGATCGTCGTCTTGATGTACTCTTTCTTATAGAAACTATTTCAGCAGCTAGTAGGATCGAAGAAATCCGCATTAAGCTGGGTTTTTCTCAATGCTTTTCAGTAGATTGTCGTGGAAGGAGTGGTGGACTTGCTATGTTTTGGAAGAGTTCTGTTGATTGTAGTATAAGTGGTTATTCTCAGAACCATATTGATTTAGTTTTTTCTGAAAAAATATTCAGAAGTGGAGGTTGACGGGGTTTTATGGCTTCCCTGATCGATCTCATCGGAAAAAATCTTGGGATCTGATTCGTAGGCTCTCAGAGTTGTCAAATCTTCCGTGGTGCATTATGGGAGACTTTAACGACTTGCTTTACAGTACGGATAAAAAAGGAGTTCATCCTCACCCGGAGTATCTCATGAGAGGATTTAGACATGCGCTGGATGACACTATATTGTCCGAAATGGATTTAGAAGGCGGTTGTTTTACTTGGGAAAAAAGCCGAGGGAAGGATAACTGGGTGCAAGAGAAACTTGATAGAGCCTTCGCAACAGTAGGGTGGTGGTCTCTTTTCCCCCTGTGCAAACTTACTCTTGTTACTACTGCTGTCTCGGATCATGAGGCTATTCTCTTGGATTTACTAAGTGTAGATATCCCTAAAAAGTCGTTCAGATTTAAATTTGAGAATACGTGGCTCAAAGAGCCATCGTTTGTTAAGGACGTAACGAGGCATTGGGAGGATCTCCCTCCGTCTCATCTTCTCCCAAAACTAGTGGCTGTGTCGGGGTATATGCAGAAATGGGGTCGTAATTGTTTCAATAAATTCAAAGAGAAAGTCAAAATTCAGAAG is a genomic window containing:
- the LOC141713565 gene encoding uncharacterized protein LOC141713565, with amino-acid sequence MMENSKLVFVILILMSAFGTLRVASDAELGDYLGSMLGGSSVNCMEKILPCQPYLTPGPVPPPANCCTPIKELIANDTKCICDTFNNPLIRGSLNVSMEDIMKLPKACNTTFDLGTCNKSGSSATTDSTSSGSAAKTTSLDSSSTPDSSSDSDTPPDSDSSPDADSKASGANGNFCLLPGRKYVISLAFFVVFILSV